One stretch of Arachis duranensis cultivar V14167 chromosome 1, aradu.V14167.gnm2.J7QH, whole genome shotgun sequence DNA includes these proteins:
- the LOC107491545 gene encoding uncharacterized protein LOC107491545, translated as MANPRGEYKAITLRSGKVVEEGTPSKDNHEEVTSKHGNEDEGEIPASPPPKPVLKPYVPKAPYPQRLRKDGKDGQFSKFLEIFKRLQINIPFVEKGELVLRLHEEKMVFNVFKAMSYPKESIGECMLVDTIEQIVQEVMEEEQCGESIKLEQAPDGELPQAAMRNSIMPTTTDNKDAESPKLELKALPPSLRYAYLGANNTHPVIINSSMSKEQEEELIQVLRQHNDAIGWTLADLKGISLSMWVIYPISDSPWVSPMQVVPKKGGITVVANEKNELIPTRTVTGWRMCIDYRKLNEATRKDHFLLPFMDQMLERLAGHEYYCFLDGYSGYNQIVVDPKDQEKTLFTYIVNFKAIGELPTNINKHMRRKLIKDAKHYIWDDPYLFKKCADGVQRRCISHEERQEVLWQCHGSSYGGYFSGERIAAKVLQSEFY; from the exons ATGGCTAACCCAAGAGGGGAATACAAAGCCATAACTCTAAGAAGTGGGAAGGTTGTAGAGGAAGGAACCCCAAGCAAAGATAATCATGAAGAGGTTACATCAAAGCATGGGAATGAGGATGAAGGGGAGATCCCAGCTTCACCTCCACCAAAACCAGTCTTGAAGCCATATGTTCCAAAGGCACCATACCCACAAAGACTGAGAAAAGATGGGAAGGATGGCCAGttctctaagttcctagagatcttcAAGAGGCTCCAAATTAACATACCATTTGTTGAG AAAGGGGAACTAGTCTTGAGATTGCATGAAGAGAAAATGGTCTTCAACGTCTTTAAAGCAATGAGTTACCCCAAGGAATCCATAGGAGAATGCATGCTGGTAGATACCATAGAACAGATAGTTCAAGAAGTCATGGAAGAAGAACAATGTGGAGAAAGCATTAAGCTGGAACAAGCACCAGATGGAGAACTACCACAAGCAGCCATGAGGAACTCAATCATGCCAACTACCACAGACAACAAAGATGCAGAGTCACCAAAACTAGAGCTGAAAGCCTTACCACCCAGCTTGAGGTATGCATATCTGGGTGCTAACAACACTCACCCAGTAATCATAAATTCAAGTATgagtaaggaacaagaagaggaacttATCCAAGTGCTAAGACAACACAATGATGCCATAGGCTGGACACTTGCAGATTTAAAGGGGATCAGTCTTTCAATGT GggtgatctaccccatctcagatagCCCTTGGGTAAGCCCAATGCAAGtagtccctaagaagggagggatCACTGTTGTggcaaatgagaagaatgaattgATACCCACAAGGACAGTGACCGGatggcgtatgtgcattgactaccgGAAACTTAATGAAGCCACCCGGAAGGATCACTTTCTCCTACCCTTCATggaccagatgcttgaaagattggcAGGACATGAGTATTATtgtttcctggatggatattcggGCTACAATCAAATTGTTGTAGACCCCAAGGATCAGGAAAAAACTTTATTTACAT ATATAGTTAACTTCAAGGCTATTGGGGAGCTACCAACTAACATCAATAAGCACATGAGGaggaagctaatcaaggatgccAAACATTACATCTGGGATGACCCCtatttgttcaaaaagtgtGCTGATGGAGTCCAAAGAAGGTGTATATCCCATGAAGAAAGGCAGGAAGTATTATGGCAGTGCCATGGGTCATCATATGGAGGTTACTTCAGTGGAGAAAGGATAGCAGCAAAAGTGCTTCAATCCGAATTTTACTAG